A stretch of Amycolatopsis balhimycina FH 1894 DNA encodes these proteins:
- a CDS encoding glutamate synthase subunit beta, whose protein sequence is MADPKGFLTTTREEPKRRPVDLRLMDWREVYEDFATTKLQKQAGRCMDCGIPFCHQGCPLGNLIPEWNTLTWREDWQQAIERLHATNNFPEFTGTLCPAPCETACVLGINDDPVTIKRVEISIIDRAFEEGWVTPEVPSALTGKKVAVVGSGPSGLAAAQQLTRAGHSVVVLERADKIGGLLRYGIPEFKMEKSRLDRRLDQMRAEGTEFRASVNVGVDISASELTSSYDAVVLAGGATDWRDLPIPGRELDGIHQAMEFLPPANRVASGELAESPYSAAGLDVVVIGGGDTGADCVGTSHRQGAKSVTQLEIMPRPPQARSDAHPWPTYPMIYRVSSAHEEGGERLYAVNTQEFLGDDSGRVRALKLVEVRNEGGKFVPVPDSERELPAQLVLLAMGFLGPQKQGLIEDLGVELDARGNVARDKAFKTSLDNVFVAGDMGRGQSLIVWAIAEGRSAAAGVDAYLTGREVLPRPIAPTDRPIA, encoded by the coding sequence ATGGCTGACCCCAAGGGCTTTCTGACCACCACCCGCGAAGAGCCGAAGCGCCGTCCGGTCGACCTGAGGCTGATGGACTGGCGAGAGGTCTACGAAGACTTCGCCACGACGAAGCTGCAGAAGCAGGCCGGCCGCTGCATGGACTGCGGCATCCCGTTCTGCCACCAGGGCTGCCCGCTCGGGAACCTCATCCCGGAGTGGAACACGCTGACCTGGCGGGAGGACTGGCAGCAGGCCATCGAACGGCTGCACGCGACCAACAACTTCCCGGAGTTCACCGGCACGCTGTGCCCGGCACCCTGCGAAACCGCGTGCGTGCTCGGGATCAACGACGACCCGGTGACGATCAAGCGGGTCGAGATCTCGATCATCGACCGCGCCTTCGAAGAGGGCTGGGTGACGCCCGAAGTTCCCAGCGCCCTCACGGGCAAGAAGGTCGCCGTGGTCGGATCCGGCCCGTCGGGACTTGCCGCGGCGCAGCAGCTCACGCGCGCGGGCCACAGCGTCGTGGTCCTCGAGCGGGCCGACAAGATCGGCGGGCTGCTGCGCTACGGCATCCCCGAGTTCAAGATGGAGAAGTCCCGCCTCGACCGCCGTCTCGACCAGATGCGCGCCGAGGGCACGGAGTTCCGGGCGTCGGTGAACGTCGGCGTGGACATTTCCGCTTCGGAGCTGACTTCGTCCTACGACGCCGTGGTGCTGGCCGGCGGCGCGACCGACTGGCGCGACCTGCCGATCCCCGGCCGCGAGCTGGACGGCATCCACCAGGCGATGGAGTTCCTCCCGCCGGCCAACCGGGTCGCTTCGGGTGAGCTTGCCGAGTCGCCCTACTCGGCCGCGGGCCTCGACGTCGTCGTGATCGGCGGCGGCGACACGGGCGCGGACTGCGTCGGGACGTCGCACCGCCAGGGCGCGAAGTCGGTGACGCAGCTGGAGATCATGCCTCGCCCGCCCCAGGCGCGTTCCGACGCCCACCCGTGGCCGACATACCCGATGATCTACCGGGTGTCCTCGGCGCACGAAGAGGGCGGCGAACGGCTGTACGCGGTGAACACGCAGGAGTTCCTGGGCGACGACTCCGGCCGCGTGCGCGCGTTGAAGCTGGTCGAGGTCCGCAACGAGGGCGGCAAGTTCGTCCCGGTGCCCGATTCCGAGCGCGAGCTGCCCGCGCAGCTCGTGCTGCTGGCGATGGGCTTCCTCGGGCCGCAGAAGCAGGGCCTGATCGAGGACCTCGGCGTCGAGCTGGACGCGCGCGGCAACGTGGCGCGCGACAAGGCGTTCAAGACGAGCCTGGACAACGTGTTCGTGGCCGGCGACATGGGCCGCGGCCAGTCCCTGATCGTCTGGGCGATCGCGGAAGGCCGCTCGGCGGCGGCCGGCGTCGACGCCTACCTGACCGGGCGCGAGGTGCTGCCCCGGCCGATCGCGCCGACGGACCGGCCGATCGCGTAA
- a CDS encoding ArsR/SmtB family transcription factor, with product MRIELTLQDLVRARLAAAADPMGELAASLQVLQRRDGGRNAASAAFNRWRHRVWQGLPDSASVLTWLCRPDAPIPEFLLPAAGRYDLESGLAAVLRAEPVSLKAALRTAPAERDLPAWAAALADGDPAGLPRLVQAMQEYHDLALAPGWDVVCAQVDADLGMRTQVLLHGGIDALLTGLRPKVHWTAPVLETDDGIPATLPSEGAGLLLVPTYFSVCPALVPPSPGGTPRLHYPCVRHAAHSAGFDRGARKTPGNALADLLGPTRAAALAVLAVGCSTSELAARLGVTPSAVSKHTTVLRRAGLIITHRERNTVLHSLTPLGSALLDS from the coding sequence GTGCGCATCGAACTGACGTTGCAGGACCTCGTCCGCGCCCGTCTCGCGGCCGCGGCCGATCCGATGGGGGAGCTCGCCGCGAGCCTGCAGGTGCTGCAGCGGCGCGACGGTGGCCGCAACGCGGCGTCGGCGGCGTTCAACCGGTGGCGGCACCGGGTATGGCAGGGGCTGCCGGACTCGGCGTCGGTGCTGACCTGGCTCTGCCGGCCGGACGCCCCGATCCCGGAGTTCCTGCTGCCCGCGGCGGGGCGCTACGACCTGGAGTCCGGGCTCGCGGCGGTGCTGCGGGCCGAACCGGTGAGCCTGAAGGCCGCGTTGCGGACCGCCCCGGCCGAGCGTGACCTGCCCGCGTGGGCGGCCGCGCTCGCCGACGGCGACCCCGCGGGCCTGCCGCGGCTGGTGCAGGCGATGCAGGAGTACCACGACCTCGCGCTCGCGCCGGGCTGGGACGTCGTGTGCGCCCAGGTGGACGCCGATCTGGGGATGCGCACGCAGGTGCTGCTCCACGGCGGGATCGACGCGCTGCTGACCGGCCTGCGCCCGAAGGTGCACTGGACGGCGCCGGTCCTGGAGACCGACGACGGGATCCCCGCGACGCTCCCCTCGGAGGGGGCGGGCCTGCTGCTGGTCCCGACGTACTTCTCGGTGTGCCCGGCCCTGGTCCCGCCGTCCCCCGGCGGCACGCCGCGGCTGCACTACCCGTGCGTCCGCCACGCCGCGCACTCCGCCGGGTTCGATCGCGGAGCCCGGAAGACGCCGGGCAACGCGCTGGCGGACCTGCTGGGCCCGACCCGCGCGGCGGCGCTGGCGGTCCTGGCGGTGGGCTGCTCGACGTCCGAACTGGCGGCGCGGCTGGGCGTCACGCCGTCGGCGGTCAGCAAGCACACCACGGTGCTCCGGCGCGCGGGACTGATCATCACGCACCGGGAGCGCAACACGGTGCTGCACTCGCTCACCCCGCTGGGAAGCGCTCTTCTCGACAGCTAG